The following proteins are encoded in a genomic region of Streptococcus constellatus subsp. constellatus:
- a CDS encoding YggT family protein, translating into MVWIVNILYNLVRVYSFILVVYALLSWFPGAYQTSLGQLILRIVEPVLKPFQRFNLQFAGLDWTILIVIFLLNLISGIILNALLLLA; encoded by the coding sequence ATGGTTTGGATTGTAAATATACTTTATAATTTGGTAAGAGTGTATTCATTTATTTTAGTGGTGTATGCTCTCTTATCTTGGTTTCCGGGTGCCTATCAAACATCACTTGGTCAGTTGATTTTACGGATAGTAGAGCCTGTTTTGAAACCATTTCAACGTTTCAATTTACAATTTGCTGGTCTTGATTGGACGATTCTTATCGTTATCTTTCTTTTGAATTTGATTTCTGGCATCATTTTGAATGCTCTTTTGCTTTTAGCTTAA
- the ftsZ gene encoding cell division protein FtsZ, translating to MTFSFDTAATQGAVIKVIGIGGGGGNAINRMIDEGVSGVEFIAANTDVQALSGSKAETVIQLGPKLTRGLGAGGQPEIGRKAAEESEETLTEALTGADMVFITAGMGGGSGTGAAPVIARIAKGLGALTVAVVTRPFGFEGSKRGNFAIEGINELREHVDTLLIISNNNLLEIVDKKTPLLEALSEADNVLRQGVQGITDLITSPGLINLDFADVKTVMANKGDALMGIGIGSGEERVIEAARKAIYSPLLETTIDGAEDVIINVTGGLDMTLIEAEEASEIVNQAAGHGVNIWLGTSIDDSMKDEIRVTVVATGVRQEKIDRVSGVRPVSQQNSYSTAVRGNRNSRGTQGYDRNFDLTENLEVPKPSHQRAESPKVSAFGDWDLRRENIVRSTETNTTPAVERYEDTSSDDDELETPPFFKNR from the coding sequence ATGACATTTTCATTTGATACAGCTGCGACACAAGGAGCAGTAATTAAAGTTATTGGTATCGGTGGTGGTGGTGGCAATGCCATTAACCGCATGATTGATGAAGGAGTATCAGGCGTTGAATTTATCGCTGCCAATACAGATGTTCAAGCTCTTAGTGGTTCAAAAGCAGAAACAGTCATTCAGCTTGGTCCAAAGTTGACGCGTGGTCTTGGGGCTGGAGGACAGCCTGAAATCGGTCGTAAAGCGGCTGAAGAAAGCGAAGAAACATTGACAGAAGCTCTTACAGGAGCTGATATGGTTTTTATTACAGCTGGTATGGGCGGTGGCTCTGGTACAGGTGCTGCACCGGTTATTGCTCGTATTGCAAAAGGACTGGGAGCTTTAACAGTTGCAGTTGTCACTCGTCCATTTGGCTTTGAAGGAAGTAAGCGCGGGAACTTTGCAATTGAAGGCATCAATGAACTTCGTGAGCATGTAGATACGCTTCTCATCATTTCAAACAATAATTTGCTTGAAATCGTTGATAAGAAAACCCCTCTGCTTGAAGCTTTGAGCGAGGCAGACAATGTCCTTCGACAAGGTGTGCAAGGAATTACAGACTTGATTACAAGCCCAGGACTTATCAACCTTGACTTTGCTGATGTGAAAACAGTTATGGCAAATAAAGGCGATGCTCTTATGGGAATTGGTATTGGTAGTGGTGAAGAACGTGTTATTGAAGCTGCGCGTAAGGCTATCTATTCACCACTTCTTGAAACAACGATTGATGGAGCTGAAGATGTTATCATAAATGTTACAGGTGGGCTTGATATGACTTTGATTGAAGCAGAAGAAGCATCAGAAATTGTCAATCAGGCAGCTGGTCATGGTGTGAATATCTGGCTAGGAACATCTATTGATGATAGTATGAAAGATGAAATTCGTGTGACAGTTGTTGCAACAGGTGTTCGTCAAGAAAAAATTGATCGAGTAAGTGGTGTTCGCCCAGTTTCTCAACAAAATTCTTATTCAACTGCAGTTCGTGGAAATCGTAATTCTCGAGGAACTCAAGGCTACGATCGTAACTTTGACTTGACTGAAAATCTTGAAGTACCAAAGCCAAGCCATCAACGAGCAGAAAGCCCAAAAGTTTCAGCATTTGGTGACTGGGATTTGCGTCGTGAAAATATTGTTCGTTCAACAGAAACGAATACTACACCAGCTGTAGAACGTTATGAAGATACTAGTTCTGATGACGATGAATTAGAAACACCACCATTCTTTAAAAACCGCTAA
- a CDS encoding RNA-binding protein: MRNIKHLYQHFTEEDREFVDKSLEKMQRVEDSYSFEVTSFVNPHQVEILRNLGNHLQLQIFSSSDYYTSELAKVIIAPLYYELQVSDFEIDLLEISYANKFHHLTHSQIMGTVLNQLGIERKVFGDILVASGRAQIMVDRKFTQFFIDHISRIAKTSVKLKQVDFSQLIAVQADSKLRDVLVSSMRLDKVLAASFRLSRSVATKLIATKQVRVNYSMLDNPSHHLLLNDLISVRGYGRVKVLRENGFSKNGKYKLTVELLSSK, from the coding sequence ATGAGGAATATTAAACATTTATACCAACATTTTACAGAAGAAGATCGTGAATTTGTTGATAAAAGCTTAGAAAAGATGCAGCGAGTTGAGGATTCTTATTCTTTTGAAGTAACTTCGTTTGTGAATCCACACCAAGTTGAAATTTTACGAAATCTTGGAAATCATTTGCAATTGCAAATATTTTCAAGTTCGGATTATTATACGAGTGAATTGGCTAAAGTCATTATTGCTCCTCTCTACTATGAGTTGCAAGTAAGTGATTTTGAAATAGATCTGTTAGAAATCAGCTATGCGAATAAATTTCACCACTTAACCCATTCGCAAATAATGGGAACAGTGCTGAATCAATTAGGAATTGAGCGCAAAGTTTTTGGTGATATTCTTGTTGCTTCTGGTAGAGCACAAATTATGGTAGATAGAAAATTTACTCAATTTTTCATCGATCATATCTCAAGGATAGCAAAGACATCTGTAAAATTGAAACAAGTGGATTTTTCACAACTGATAGCTGTTCAAGCAGATTCAAAGCTAAGAGATGTGCTTGTTTCTAGTATGCGTTTGGATAAAGTCTTAGCTGCTTCATTTCGTTTGTCACGAAGTGTTGCGACTAAGTTGATAGCAACAAAGCAAGTTAGGGTAAATTATTCTATGTTGGATAATCCTAGTCATCATTTGTTATTAAATGACTTGATTAGTGTACGAGGATATGGAAGAGTAAAAGTTTTAAGAGAAAATGGCTTTTCAAAAAATGGAAAGTACAAATTAACTGTTGAATTATTGTCTAGTAAGTAA
- the ileS gene encoding isoleucine--tRNA ligase has product MKLKETLNLGKTAFPMRAGLPNKEPLWQKEWEDAKLYQRRQELNEGKPHFTLHDGPPYANGNIHVGHAMNKISKDIIVRSKSMSGYYAPYIPGWDTHGLPIEQVLAKQGVKRKEMDLAEYLKLCRDYALSQVDKQREDFKRLGVSGDWEYPYVTLTPDYEAAQIRVFGEMAKKGYIYRGAKPVYWSWSSESALAEAEIEYHDLVSTSLYYANKVKDGKGVLDTDTYIVVWTTTPFTVTASRGLTVGADIDYVLVQPAGETRKFIVASELLNSLSEKFGWIDVQVLATYRGQELNYIVTEHPWDIEVEELVILGDHVTTDSGTGIVHTAPGFGEDDYNVGVANGLEVFVTVNERGIMMENAGPDFEGQFYDKVAPTVIEKLGDLLLAQEEISHSYPFDWRTKKPIIWRAVPQWFASVSKFRQEILDEIEKVKFHSEWGKVRLYNMIRDRGDWVISRQRAWGVPLPIFYAEDGTPIMTEETIEHVAELFAVHGSIVWWQREAKDLLPEGFTHPGSPNGIFTKETDIMDVWFDSGSSWNGVVVNRPELTYPADLYLEGSDQYRGWFNSSLITSVANHGVAPYKQILSQGFALDGKGEKMSKSLGNTIAPSDVEKQFGAEILRLWVTSVDSSNDVRISMDILSQVSETYRKIRNTLRFLIANTSDFNPKEDTVAYDDLRSVDKYMTVRFNQLIKTIRKAYADFEFLDIYKAIVNFVTVDLSAFYLDFAKDVVYIEAAKSLERRQMQTVFYDILVNITKLLTPIIPHTAEEIWSYLEHEPEEFVQLAELPDAQTFPNEEELLDTWTAFMNFRSQAQKALEEARNEKVIGKSLEAHLTVYPNEVVRTLLEAVNSDVAQLLIVSKLTIADELVPENALAFEDVAFTVEHAVGQVCERCRRVDETVTERSYHAIVCDHCAEIVEEHFAQVLAEGFETK; this is encoded by the coding sequence ATGAAATTAAAGGAAACTCTTAATCTTGGAAAAACAGCTTTTCCAATGCGTGCTGGTTTGCCGAATAAAGAACCTCTTTGGCAAAAAGAATGGGAAGATGCAAAATTGTATCAACGCCGTCAAGAATTGAATGAAGGAAAACCGCATTTCACACTTCATGATGGACCTCCATATGCCAATGGAAATATCCATGTTGGTCATGCTATGAATAAGATCTCAAAAGATATTATTGTGCGTTCAAAATCAATGTCTGGCTATTATGCACCTTACATTCCAGGGTGGGATACGCATGGTCTTCCAATCGAGCAAGTTCTAGCGAAGCAAGGTGTGAAACGAAAAGAAATGGATTTGGCAGAATATTTAAAGCTTTGTCGTGATTATGCACTGAGTCAAGTGGATAAACAACGTGAAGATTTCAAACGCCTAGGTGTCTCAGGTGACTGGGAATATCCATATGTGACTTTGACTCCAGACTATGAAGCTGCTCAAATTCGTGTTTTTGGAGAAATGGCGAAAAAAGGCTATATCTATCGTGGTGCGAAACCAGTTTACTGGTCTTGGTCATCTGAATCAGCCCTTGCTGAAGCAGAGATTGAATACCATGATTTGGTTTCAACTTCACTTTACTACGCCAACAAAGTCAAAGATGGAAAAGGCGTTCTAGATACAGATACTTACATTGTTGTATGGACCACAACTCCATTCACCGTCACAGCTTCTCGTGGGTTGACAGTGGGTGCAGATATTGATTATGTTTTGGTACAGCCAGCAGGTGAAACTCGCAAGTTTATTGTAGCGTCTGAATTGTTGAATAGCTTATCTGAGAAATTTGGCTGGATTGATGTTCAAGTGTTGGCTACTTACCGTGGTCAAGAGTTGAACTACATCGTGACGGAACACCCGTGGGATATTGAAGTAGAAGAACTTGTCATCCTTGGTGACCATGTTACAACAGATTCTGGTACTGGTATTGTCCATACAGCACCAGGCTTTGGTGAGGACGACTATAATGTCGGTGTTGCCAACGGCTTGGAAGTGTTTGTCACTGTTAACGAACGCGGTATCATGATGGAAAATGCTGGTCCTGACTTTGAAGGCCAATTCTATGACAAGGTTGCACCAACTGTTATTGAGAAACTTGGTGACTTGCTCCTTGCTCAAGAAGAAATCTCTCACTCTTACCCATTTGACTGGCGTACGAAAAAACCAATCATCTGGCGTGCCGTACCACAGTGGTTTGCATCTGTATCAAAATTCCGTCAAGAAATCTTGGATGAGATTGAAAAGGTTAAATTCCACTCAGAATGGGGAAAAGTGCGTCTTTACAACATGATTCGTGACCGTGGCGACTGGGTTATCTCTCGTCAACGTGCTTGGGGAGTGCCACTTCCAATCTTCTATGCAGAGGATGGGACACCGATTATGACAGAAGAAACGATTGAGCATGTGGCAGAACTTTTCGCTGTTCATGGTTCGATTGTTTGGTGGCAACGGGAAGCGAAAGACTTACTTCCAGAAGGATTTACTCATCCAGGATCACCGAATGGTATATTCACTAAAGAAACAGATATTATGGATGTGTGGTTTGATTCAGGTTCTTCCTGGAATGGCGTAGTTGTGAATCGCCCAGAATTGACTTATCCTGCTGACCTGTATCTTGAAGGTTCAGACCAATATCGTGGTTGGTTCAATTCTTCTCTGATTACTTCTGTTGCAAATCATGGTGTGGCTCCTTATAAACAAATTCTTTCACAAGGGTTTGCTTTGGACGGTAAAGGCGAGAAAATGTCGAAGTCTCTCGGCAACACGATTGCTCCAAGTGATGTTGAAAAACAATTTGGTGCGGAAATCTTGCGGCTCTGGGTAACGAGTGTAGACTCCAGTAACGACGTTCGTATCTCTATGGATATTTTGAGCCAAGTTTCTGAAACTTACCGTAAGATTCGGAATACCCTCCGTTTCTTGATTGCCAATACATCTGATTTCAATCCGAAAGAAGATACTGTTGCTTACGATGATCTTCGCTCCGTTGATAAATATATGACTGTTCGTTTTAATCAACTTATTAAGACCATTCGTAAAGCTTATGCGGACTTTGAATTTTTAGATATTTATAAAGCAATTGTAAACTTTGTGACAGTTGATTTATCAGCTTTCTATCTTGATTTTGCAAAAGATGTTGTTTACATTGAAGCAGCTAAATCATTAGAACGTCGTCAAATGCAAACCGTCTTTTATGATATTCTAGTAAACATTACAAAATTGTTGACTCCTATTATTCCACATACAGCAGAGGAAATCTGGTCTTACTTAGAGCATGAACCTGAAGAGTTTGTTCAGTTAGCGGAATTGCCAGATGCGCAGACTTTCCCTAATGAGGAAGAACTGTTGGATACTTGGACAGCCTTTATGAACTTCCGCAGTCAAGCTCAAAAAGCTTTGGAAGAAGCACGTAATGAAAAGGTTATTGGAAAATCCTTGGAAGCTCACTTAACGGTTTATCCAAATGAAGTAGTGAGAACACTACTTGAAGCAGTTAATAGCGATGTTGCACAACTTCTCATTGTGTCTAAATTAACAATCGCAGATGAACTAGTTCCTGAAAATGCTCTTGCTTTTGAGGATGTAGCCTTTACAGTAGAGCATGCAGTAGGTCAAGTTTGTGAACGTTGCCGTCGAGTAGATGAAACAGTCACAGAACGTAGCTATCATGCAATTGTTTGTGATCACTGTGCAGAAATTGTTGAAGAACATTTTGCGCAAGTGCTTGCAGAAGGTTTTGAAACGAAATAA
- a CDS encoding hemolysin family protein, with translation MEDPSSQTLLLQALLLLVLTLLNAFFSAAEMAMVSLNRARVEQKADEGDAKYIRLLKVLEKPNHFLSTIQVGITLITILSGASLANTLGREIASWMGNSETARAIASFLSVAILTYVSIVFGELYPKRIALNLKDALAVHTAPVIIFLGKIVGPFVWLLSASTNLLSRITPMTFDDADEKMTRDEIEYMLTNSEETLDADEIEMLQGIFSLDEMMAREVMVPRTDAFMVDINDDTKEIIESILKQNFSRIPVYDDDKDNVIGLIHTKRLLNEAFTNGFDNIVLRKILQEPLFVPETIFVDDLLTELRNTQNQMAILLDEYGGMSGLVTLEDLLEEIVGEIDDETDKAEVEVYQVFEHTYFVLGTMSLNDFNEYFEVELESDDVDTIAGYYLTGVGSIPDAKERLSYEVESQNKKLILTNDKVKNGRVTKLKVEVSEIVEEEKREVR, from the coding sequence ATGGAAGACCCTAGCAGTCAGACCTTGTTACTGCAAGCTTTACTATTATTGGTTTTAACACTATTAAACGCCTTTTTTTCAGCAGCTGAGATGGCGATGGTATCCTTAAACCGTGCTCGTGTGGAACAAAAGGCTGACGAAGGCGATGCAAAATATATTCGCTTATTGAAAGTCTTGGAAAAACCTAATCACTTTTTATCCACCATTCAAGTTGGAATTACTTTGATTACAATTTTATCAGGAGCTAGTTTGGCTAATACACTCGGTCGGGAAATTGCTTCTTGGATGGGAAATTCTGAGACAGCAAGAGCGATTGCAAGCTTCTTATCTGTTGCTATTTTGACTTATGTTTCTATTGTTTTTGGGGAATTATATCCAAAGAGAATTGCTTTGAATCTCAAAGATGCTCTAGCAGTTCATACAGCACCAGTTATCATTTTCTTAGGGAAAATTGTTGGTCCCTTTGTTTGGCTTTTATCAGCCTCCACTAATCTGCTTAGTCGGATAACGCCGATGACCTTTGACGATGCTGATGAGAAAATGACTCGTGATGAGATTGAATATATGCTAACGAATAGTGAAGAAACCCTGGATGCTGACGAGATTGAAATGTTGCAAGGAATTTTTTCACTAGATGAGATGATGGCGCGTGAAGTGATGGTTCCTCGTACCGATGCTTTTATGGTGGATATCAATGATGATACCAAGGAAATTATTGAAAGCATTTTGAAGCAGAACTTTTCACGGATTCCGGTTTATGATGATGATAAAGACAATGTTATTGGACTGATTCACACCAAGCGTCTATTAAATGAGGCTTTTACCAATGGTTTTGATAACATTGTGCTGCGAAAAATTTTACAAGAACCACTCTTTGTACCAGAAACCATCTTTGTAGATGACTTGTTGACAGAGTTGCGAAACACCCAAAATCAAATGGCGATATTGCTAGATGAATATGGTGGTATGTCTGGCTTAGTAACACTTGAAGATTTATTGGAAGAGATTGTTGGCGAGATAGATGATGAAACAGATAAGGCTGAAGTAGAAGTGTATCAGGTTTTTGAGCATACTTACTTTGTCCTTGGAACCATGAGTTTGAATGATTTTAATGAGTATTTTGAAGTGGAACTGGAAAGTGATGATGTTGATACGATTGCTGGTTATTATCTGACGGGTGTTGGATCCATACCGGATGCTAAGGAACGTTTGAGTTATGAAGTAGAAAGTCAGAATAAAAAGCTCATTTTAACCAATGATAAAGTGAAAAATGGACGTGTGACAAAACTCAAAGTAGAAGTCTCTGAAATAGTAGAAGAAGAAAAAAGAGAGGTAAGATAG
- a CDS encoding DivIVA domain-containing protein yields the protein MAITSLEIKDKAFAHKFRGYDVDEVDEFLDIIVQDYEDLVRVNHEQESKIKNLEERLTYFDEMKDSLSQSVLIAQDTAERVKQAANDRSENIVHKAEQEAQHLLDEAKYKANEILRQATDNAKKVAVETEELKNKTRVFHQRLKSTIESQLSIVNSSEWEDILRPTATYLQTSDEAFKEVVQSALGEVVETAEEDEIDLTRQFSPEEIEELQQRIEEANRELAETQAFETLDESVLGLHLTNDENSTESVDIL from the coding sequence ATGGCTATTACATCATTAGAAATTAAAGATAAAGCTTTTGCTCACAAATTTAGAGGATATGATGTTGACGAAGTAGATGAATTTCTTGACATCATTGTCCAAGATTATGAAGATTTAGTTCGTGTCAATCATGAACAAGAGTCAAAAATTAAAAATCTGGAAGAACGTTTGACTTACTTTGACGAGATGAAGGATTCCCTTAGCCAGTCTGTATTGATTGCACAAGATACAGCAGAACGTGTGAAACAAGCGGCAAATGACCGTTCTGAAAACATTGTTCATAAAGCTGAGCAAGAAGCCCAACATTTGTTAGATGAGGCAAAATACAAGGCTAATGAAATTCTTCGTCAAGCGACAGATAATGCTAAGAAAGTGGCTGTTGAAACAGAAGAGTTGAAAAATAAAACGCGTGTCTTCCACCAACGTTTAAAATCAACAATTGAAAGTCAATTAAGCATTGTGAATTCTTCAGAATGGGAAGATATTCTTCGTCCAACAGCTACTTACTTGCAAACAAGCGATGAAGCTTTTAAAGAAGTTGTTCAATCAGCTCTAGGGGAAGTTGTTGAGACAGCAGAAGAAGATGAAATTGATCTGACACGTCAATTTTCTCCGGAAGAAATAGAAGAACTACAGCAACGCATTGAAGAAGCAAATCGTGAATTAGCAGAAACACAAGCATTTGAAACTTTAGACGAGTCTGTTTTGGGTTTGCATTTAACAAATGATGAGAACTCAACAGAATCAGTAGATATTTTATAA
- a CDS encoding YggS family pyridoxal phosphate-dependent enzyme, with protein sequence MDLEKNTSQVLENVAQATQQVNRSEKSVEVIAVTKYVDSSTAKELIKAGIHHIGENRVDKFLDKYQALQDEHVIWHLIGTLQRRKVKDVINYVDYFHALDSVKLAQEINKRAEHIIKCFLQVNISKEASKHGFTVEEIDTILPELEKLEKIQIVGLMTMAPFEANEAELNAIFQQANQLQKRLQRKQLPNMPFTDLSMGMSRDYAIAIANGSTFVRIGTAFFK encoded by the coding sequence ATGGATTTAGAAAAGAATACATCTCAAGTTTTGGAGAATGTAGCACAGGCTACACAACAAGTTAATCGCTCAGAAAAATCAGTAGAAGTAATAGCTGTCACCAAATATGTTGACAGCTCTACTGCTAAAGAACTGATTAAAGCAGGGATTCATCATATCGGTGAAAATCGAGTAGATAAGTTTCTAGATAAATATCAGGCTCTACAAGATGAACATGTGATTTGGCACTTAATTGGTACGCTTCAAAGGCGAAAAGTGAAAGATGTCATTAACTATGTAGACTATTTCCATGCCTTGGATTCAGTAAAATTAGCTCAAGAAATCAACAAAAGAGCAGAGCATATCATTAAATGCTTTTTACAAGTCAATATTTCCAAAGAAGCCAGTAAACATGGTTTCACTGTAGAGGAAATTGATACTATTTTACCTGAGCTAGAAAAACTTGAAAAGATTCAGATTGTTGGTTTGATGACAATGGCACCATTTGAAGCGAATGAGGCTGAATTAAATGCTATTTTCCAACAAGCTAATCAATTACAAAAAAGATTACAACGTAAACAGTTACCCAACATGCCTTTTACTGATTTAAGTATGGGAATGAGCCGCGATTATGCAATAGCCATTGCAAATGGTTCGACTTTTGTCAGAATTGGTACCGCATTTTTTAAATAG
- a CDS encoding phosphoenolpyruvate carboxykinase (ATP), whose translation MVTRRKYSPQEIRKDSSYFSPLKAIIETAFYENQVVAIKTVEEAYQLASTAAGTVVLDMPVIHTKELGLPSYARVLLTNSGAVVGRTAKARRIFGRDSEEDERLLSIVRSAIYQAHHRRFYKADAVVGLDEAFMACAHLMVPEDEINNLYSWLLNFQILDEEFKNRLRASKKYDENDIFVFFDPKWKHPDYPEGLVYFDTQHNCVTILGLNYFGELKKATLTLAWATAARNGYVACHGGLKIFKQEADKQDYVASFFGLSGSGKSTLTHAKHNGKYDIKVLHDDAFIISIKDGSSIALEPSYFDKTNDYPIGHKEQDFFVTVQNCGVTLDDNGLKKLVTEDIRNGNGRTVKSRFATPNRVDRIDESIQAIFWIMKDDSLPPLVKINDPLMASTMGCTLMTKRSNAENVIGKHDDLVIEPYANPFRVYPLVEDYRKFRSLFESGVDCYIINTGFYMGKGISKEISLSIIEKIVDEEAIFKPFGSLEGFEYMECEGYPIPSFDSRYKQLIRERMQVRLNFLLAFNQKYPKTALPVDAISRLETVLQNLES comes from the coding sequence ATGGTAACACGTCGTAAATATTCTCCGCAGGAAATAAGAAAAGATTCTTCTTATTTTTCTCCCTTGAAGGCAATAATTGAAACAGCTTTTTATGAAAATCAGGTTGTTGCAATAAAAACAGTGGAAGAAGCCTATCAATTAGCTTCTACAGCTGCTGGAACAGTTGTCCTAGATATGCCTGTGATTCATACAAAGGAACTAGGCTTGCCTTCTTATGCACGCGTTTTATTAACAAATTCCGGAGCTGTAGTGGGTCGAACGGCTAAAGCTCGACGGATTTTTGGTAGAGACAGTGAGGAAGATGAAAGGCTGCTTTCAATTGTACGTAGTGCAATCTACCAGGCTCATCATCGGAGATTTTATAAGGCAGATGCAGTTGTGGGGCTTGATGAGGCTTTTATGGCTTGTGCTCATCTCATGGTTCCCGAGGATGAAATCAATAATTTGTATTCATGGCTTTTAAATTTCCAAATTTTAGATGAAGAATTTAAAAATCGGTTGAGAGCTTCTAAAAAGTATGATGAAAATGATATATTTGTCTTTTTTGATCCCAAATGGAAGCATCCAGATTATCCTGAAGGATTGGTATATTTTGATACTCAGCACAATTGTGTTACTATTCTGGGCTTAAATTACTTTGGTGAGTTAAAAAAAGCAACCTTAACCTTAGCTTGGGCAACAGCTGCCAGAAATGGTTATGTGGCGTGTCATGGCGGCTTGAAAATTTTTAAACAAGAAGCGGATAAACAAGATTATGTAGCTTCTTTCTTTGGTTTATCTGGTTCAGGGAAATCCACACTGACACATGCCAAACACAATGGAAAATATGATATTAAGGTTTTGCATGACGACGCCTTTATTATTTCTATAAAAGATGGCTCGTCCATTGCTTTGGAACCATCCTACTTTGATAAAACGAATGATTATCCAATTGGACATAAGGAACAAGATTTCTTTGTGACCGTTCAGAATTGTGGTGTAACACTAGATGACAATGGATTAAAAAAATTAGTGACAGAAGATATTCGAAACGGAAATGGTCGGACAGTCAAGTCTCGTTTTGCAACGCCAAATCGGGTCGATCGAATTGATGAGTCTATCCAAGCTATTTTCTGGATTATGAAAGACGATTCTCTCCCGCCTTTAGTTAAAATCAATGATCCGCTGATGGCTTCTACGATGGGGTGTACATTGATGACCAAGCGTTCTAACGCTGAAAATGTGATTGGTAAGCATGATGATTTGGTGATTGAACCTTATGCTAATCCATTTAGAGTGTATCCATTGGTAGAAGACTATCGGAAATTTCGCAGCCTTTTTGAATCTGGTGTCGACTGTTATATTATCAATACTGGATTTTATATGGGAAAAGGAATTTCAAAAGAGATTAGTCTGAGTATTATTGAAAAAATTGTTGATGAAGAGGCAATTTTCAAACCATTTGGCTCGTTGGAAGGTTTTGAATATATGGAATGTGAAGGCTATCCTATTCCAAGTTTTGATTCTCGCTATAAACAATTAATCAGAGAAAGAATGCAGGTACGGTTAAATTTCTTGCTTGCTTTCAACCAAAAATATCCAAAAACGGCGCTTCCTGTTGATGCAATCTCACGCCTGGAAACCGTTTTGCAAAATTTAGAATCTTAA
- a CDS encoding AI-2E family transporter yields MFHKSKLFFWTTEVLLLTIIFFIWRQMEGLISPFVSVLNTVLIPFLIAGFLYYVTNPLVKFLEKELKVKRIFGVLITLVLLFGLITLGIIYLLPILITQLTSLINSTQDVYEGLQKWINQLSQNELFKNFNIQSILRQLNLSYVDILQNILNGVTNSLGSVVSAVLNTLLILIMTPIFLVYFLIDGDKLLPMLERTVLKRDKLNISKLLTNLNATIARYISGISIDAFIIGTLAFIGYSVIGLKYALVFAIFSAIANLIPYIGPSIGLIPMIITYLIMDPQKMLIAVLYMLIVQQIDGNILYPRIVGGVMKVHPITIMVLLLLSSNIYGIVGMIVAIPTYSILKEIAKFLANLYDNHRSTQEQKKNEEYGIINK; encoded by the coding sequence ATGTTTCATAAAAGTAAGTTATTTTTTTGGACCACCGAAGTCTTACTACTGACAATTATCTTTTTTATCTGGCGACAAATGGAAGGTCTGATTTCCCCCTTTGTGAGTGTTTTAAATACGGTTTTAATTCCTTTTCTTATCGCAGGCTTTTTATATTATGTAACCAATCCATTGGTGAAATTTTTGGAGAAAGAACTGAAAGTTAAGCGGATTTTTGGTGTTTTAATTACCTTGGTGCTTTTGTTTGGGCTTATTACCTTGGGGATCATTTATCTCTTGCCTATTTTAATTACGCAGTTGACCAGTTTGATCAATTCTACTCAGGATGTTTATGAAGGGTTACAAAAGTGGATTAATCAACTTTCTCAGAATGAATTATTTAAAAACTTTAATATTCAATCAATCTTGCGGCAGTTAAATTTATCTTATGTGGATATTTTACAAAATATCCTAAATGGTGTAACTAATAGCTTGGGAAGTGTTGTGTCAGCTGTTTTAAACACGCTTTTAATCTTGATTATGACACCGATTTTCTTGGTTTATTTCTTAATTGATGGAGACAAATTGCTTCCGATGTTGGAAAGAACTGTTCTGAAGCGAGATAAGCTGAATATCAGTAAGCTGTTGACCAATCTAAATGCAACGATTGCACGATATATTAGTGGGATTTCGATTGATGCTTTTATTATAGGAACGTTGGCTTTCATTGGTTATAGCGTCATTGGTTTGAAGTATGCTTTGGTATTTGCTATTTTTTCTGCTATTGCAAATTTAATTCCCTATATTGGGCCAAGTATTGGTTTAATTCCAATGATTATTACCTATTTGATTATGGACCCTCAAAAAATGCTCATTGCTGTTCTTTATATGCTCATTGTGCAACAAATTGATGGTAATATTCTCTACCCACGAATTGTAGGTGGTGTGATGAAGGTGCATCCGATTACCATTATGGTTCTCTTACTTTTGTCGAGTAATATCTATGGGATTGTTGGGATGATTGTAGCGATTCCAACTTATTCCATTCTGAAAGAAATTGCGAAGTTCCTAGCAAATTTATATGATAATCACCGATCAACACAGGAACAAAAGAAAAACGAAGAGTATGGGATTATCAACAAGTAA